One genomic region from Leptolyngbyaceae cyanobacterium JSC-12 encodes:
- a CDS encoding translation elongation factor 2 (EF-2/EF-G) (IMG reference gene:2510094792~PFAM: Elongation factor Tu domain 2; Elongation factor G C-terminus; Elongation factor Tu GTP binding domain; Elongation factor G, domain IV~TIGRFAM: translation elongation factor EF-G; small GTP-binding protein domain): MNENVLSGTRNVAIVGPYLSGKTTLLESLLFVTGAISRKGKVQDRNTVGDAAPEARDRQMSVEVNAASTEYGGVRFTFLDCPGSVEFAQETLNALIGVDAAIVVCEAVSDRVLTLAPLFKFLDDWEIPHLVFINKMDRADVDFNEVLQALKKVSSRPLVAHQYPIGAGEKLVGFIDLVTEQAYHYHPGAPADPVPLPEELKDQEKAARNEMLETLANFDDHLLEELLEDIEPLQEEILQDLKMELGADQIVPVFVGVADRDFGVRPLLQALLREAPEPEVMAEHRGIPLSQNTPLAQVLKTFHTAQGGKLSLVRVWQGTLTDGMTLNGVRVGGMYRLMGQQQHSLNEAKAGEIVALGRLEGVKTGDTLTTGDLAVVGELPKPEQLTPVFALAIAAEKRNDEVKLSSALTKLLEEDPALAWEQHGDTHEVILWGQGDIHLQVAMDRLNRKYNLPMSAHPPQVPYKETIRKTANSIHGRYKRQTGGHGQFGDVYLDICPLARGEGFNFNEKIVGGVVPRQYIPAVENGVREYLQHGPLGFPVVDVAVTLTNGSYHSVDSSEQAFKQAARIAMQEGLTKCEPTLLEPILNVKISVPTDFTSKVLRLTSGRRGQILGYDAKPDWIGWDEVVAYIPQAEMHDLIVELRSLTMGVGFFNWTYDHLQEVPEKLAERVLAMNSK; this comes from the coding sequence ATGAATGAAAACGTTTTGTCGGGCACCCGAAACGTGGCGATCGTGGGTCCCTACTTAAGCGGAAAAACGACACTACTTGAAAGTTTGTTGTTTGTAACTGGAGCTATAAGCCGCAAGGGCAAAGTGCAAGACCGGAATACCGTGGGGGATGCTGCTCCAGAAGCCCGCGATCGCCAAATGAGTGTTGAAGTAAACGCCGCCAGTACCGAATATGGCGGCGTTCGTTTTACGTTTTTAGATTGTCCTGGATCGGTGGAGTTTGCCCAGGAAACTTTGAACGCATTAATTGGGGTCGATGCAGCAATCGTGGTGTGTGAAGCCGTCAGCGATCGCGTCCTAACTCTGGCACCTCTGTTTAAGTTCCTCGATGACTGGGAAATTCCTCACCTCGTATTCATTAACAAAATGGATCGAGCTGATGTTGATTTCAACGAAGTGTTGCAGGCGTTAAAGAAAGTATCAAGCCGTCCCCTAGTCGCCCACCAATATCCCATTGGCGCAGGGGAAAAACTGGTTGGGTTTATCGACCTAGTGACGGAACAGGCGTATCATTACCACCCAGGCGCACCTGCCGACCCTGTGCCTCTGCCAGAAGAACTCAAAGACCAAGAAAAAGCAGCCCGCAACGAAATGCTAGAAACCTTAGCAAACTTTGATGATCATCTTCTGGAAGAACTCCTGGAAGACATTGAGCCGCTCCAGGAAGAAATTCTGCAAGATTTGAAAATGGAATTGGGTGCCGATCAAATCGTGCCAGTATTTGTAGGCGTTGCTGATCGTGATTTTGGCGTGCGCCCCTTGCTGCAAGCACTGTTACGAGAAGCCCCCGAACCCGAAGTTATGGCAGAGCATCGTGGCATTCCCCTCAGCCAAAATACACCTCTCGCTCAAGTCCTAAAAACATTCCACACTGCCCAAGGCGGCAAGCTTTCTCTGGTTCGCGTCTGGCAAGGAACCCTCACCGATGGCATGACTCTAAACGGTGTACGAGTTGGCGGAATGTATCGCCTTATGGGACAACAACAACACAGCCTGAATGAAGCAAAAGCTGGAGAAATTGTGGCACTTGGTCGGTTAGAGGGTGTCAAAACTGGCGACACCCTGACAACGGGTGATCTTGCAGTGGTTGGGGAATTACCCAAACCCGAACAGCTTACGCCAGTCTTTGCCTTGGCGATCGCTGCCGAAAAGCGCAATGATGAAGTAAAACTTTCCAGTGCGCTCACTAAACTTCTGGAAGAAGACCCTGCCCTCGCCTGGGAACAACATGGCGATACCCATGAAGTGATTCTTTGGGGACAGGGCGATATTCATCTGCAAGTTGCGATGGACCGGCTTAACCGTAAATACAACTTGCCAATGTCTGCTCATCCGCCGCAAGTACCTTACAAAGAAACCATTCGCAAAACTGCCAATTCCATTCATGGTCGCTACAAACGTCAAACTGGAGGACATGGGCAGTTCGGTGATGTCTACCTGGATATTTGCCCACTTGCTCGCGGTGAGGGATTTAATTTTAACGAAAAAATTGTGGGTGGCGTGGTTCCTCGGCAATATATTCCAGCCGTGGAGAATGGTGTACGAGAATATCTCCAGCACGGTCCACTAGGATTTCCAGTGGTGGATGTGGCTGTGACTTTGACCAATGGCTCTTATCACTCCGTGGATAGTTCCGAACAAGCCTTCAAGCAGGCAGCACGAATTGCTATGCAGGAAGGGCTGACCAAGTGCGAACCAACTCTGCTTGAACCCATTCTGAACGTCAAGATTTCGGTACCAACAGACTTTACTTCCAAAGTGCTGCGGCTCACGAGCGGACGACGGGGACAAATCCTGGGGTATGATGCCAAACCTGATTGGATAGGATGGGATGAGGTCGTAGCTTACATTCCTCAAGCAGAAATGCATGACCTGATTGTGGAACTGCGATCGCTAACAATGGGCGTTGGCTTCTTCAACTGGACTTATGACCACCTGCAAGAAGTGCCTGAGAAATTGGCTGAACGAGTGCTTGCCATGAATAGCAAGTGA
- a CDS encoding PEP-CTERM putative exosortase interaction domain-containing protein (IMG reference gene:2510094793~PFAM: PEP-CTERM motif~TIGRFAM: PEP-CTERM protein sorting domain), which produces MNLKQIVTGVGFLAASFMISNSPAEAFSFTTNFSGTYNQGQLDATRDIILNSVTLNNGQTISQFSLVKSAQIVHNDVWSGGNTGAASSDRGDNASGQKQELATDASIAASLGNRNLNNIIDTEDKGSFKINLFFEQAVSHLFFWERGMNSDLSVQALDASGNLIGSLLRISRNTWQSAGYSINTTEIGSAQRVGSWGLTLSDLGVSGAIAGIQVSADASHNGPDFKVVGSAAAVPEPATMAGLALASAGFAAARRRKKQMA; this is translated from the coding sequence ATGAACCTGAAGCAAATCGTCACAGGAGTTGGTTTCCTTGCAGCTAGTTTCATGATCTCTAACTCTCCTGCCGAGGCTTTTTCCTTTACAACTAATTTTTCGGGTACTTATAATCAGGGGCAACTAGATGCTACCCGCGATATTATCCTTAATTCAGTAACCCTCAATAATGGGCAAACTATTAGCCAGTTTTCTCTCGTGAAGTCTGCACAAATTGTTCACAACGATGTTTGGTCTGGTGGCAACACGGGTGCAGCTAGTTCTGACAGAGGAGATAATGCTTCCGGTCAAAAGCAGGAATTGGCGACTGATGCCAGCATTGCAGCCAGTTTAGGTAACCGGAATTTGAACAATATTATTGACACAGAAGATAAAGGTTCTTTCAAGATTAATTTGTTTTTTGAGCAAGCAGTCTCTCACTTGTTCTTTTGGGAACGGGGAATGAACAGTGATTTGTCTGTCCAGGCATTGGATGCCAGCGGCAACTTGATTGGTAGTCTGCTTCGCATCAGTCGCAACACCTGGCAGAGTGCTGGTTATTCAATTAACACAACAGAAATTGGTAGTGCTCAAAGAGTGGGGTCTTGGGGTTTGACATTAAGTGATTTGGGAGTGTCTGGTGCGATCGCAGGAATCCAAGTGAGTGCCGATGCATCTCACAATGGACCTGACTTCAAAGTAGTTGGTTCTGCTGCAGCTGTACCAGAACCTGCAACGATGGCTGGTCTAGCGCTGGCAAGTGCTGGCTTTGCAGCGGCTCGTCGCCGGAAGAAACAAATGGCTTAG
- a CDS encoding glyceraldehyde 3-phosphate dehydrogenase (NADP+) (IMG reference gene:2510094794~PFAM: Glyceraldehyde 3-phosphate dehydrogenase, C-terminal domain; Glyceraldehyde 3-phosphate dehydrogenase, NAD binding domain~TIGRFAM: glyceraldehyde-3-phosphate dehydrogenase, type I): protein MIRVAINGFGRIGRNFMRCWLGRTNSQIDLVAINDTSDPRTNAHLLRYDSMLGKLDDRFEISADDNSITVNGKTIKCTSDRNPENLPWKEWEIDLIIESTGVFTSREGATKHINAGAKKVLITAPGKNDDGTFVVGVNHQNYDHAQHHIISNASCTTNCLAPVAKVLHENFGIIKGTMTTTHSYTGDQRLLDASHRDLRRARAAAMNIVPTSTGAAKAVALVLPELAGKLNGIALRVPTPNVSIVDLVVQVEKTTIADQVNEVLKAASEGPMKGILKYCDLPLVSSDHAGTNESSIIDAALTMVMGGDMVKVVAWYDNEWGYSQRVVDLAEVVAEKWVA, encoded by the coding sequence GTGATTAGAGTAGCGATTAACGGCTTTGGACGTATCGGACGAAATTTTATGCGATGCTGGCTGGGTCGGACAAATAGCCAAATCGACCTAGTTGCTATTAATGACACGTCTGATCCTAGAACCAATGCCCACCTTTTAAGATATGATTCCATGTTGGGCAAGCTCGATGACCGTTTTGAGATTAGCGCTGACGACAATAGCATTACTGTTAATGGAAAAACAATTAAGTGTACATCTGATCGCAACCCCGAGAATCTGCCGTGGAAAGAGTGGGAAATCGATCTAATCATTGAATCAACTGGGGTATTTACCAGCAGGGAAGGGGCAACCAAGCATATTAATGCAGGTGCTAAGAAGGTATTAATCACTGCCCCTGGCAAAAATGATGATGGCACCTTTGTGGTTGGTGTAAACCATCAAAATTATGATCATGCTCAACATCACATCATTAGCAATGCAAGTTGTACCACCAACTGTCTTGCCCCTGTTGCCAAAGTGCTGCACGAAAACTTTGGCATTATCAAAGGGACAATGACCACCACCCACAGCTATACGGGTGACCAGCGCTTGCTCGATGCCAGCCACCGGGATTTGCGTCGGGCACGGGCAGCCGCGATGAATATTGTTCCAACTTCCACTGGTGCTGCAAAGGCAGTTGCCCTAGTACTACCCGAACTGGCTGGTAAGCTGAATGGGATTGCCTTGCGCGTGCCTACCCCTAATGTTTCGATTGTGGACTTAGTAGTTCAAGTTGAAAAAACCACGATCGCAGATCAGGTGAATGAGGTACTGAAAGCTGCCTCAGAAGGTCCAATGAAAGGCATTCTCAAATACTGCGACTTGCCATTAGTTTCAAGCGATCATGCTGGAACTAATGAATCTTCCATTATTGACGCGGCTCTAACAATGGTAATGGGCGGCGATATGGTAAAGGTCGTTGCCTGGTATGACAACGAGTGGGGCTACAGTCAGAGGGTAGTTGACCTGGCTGAGGTTGTGGCTGAGAAATGGGTTGCCTAG
- a CDS encoding nicotinate/nicotinamide nucleotide adenylyltransferase (IMG reference gene:2510094795~PFAM: Cytidylyltransferase~TIGRFAM: nicotinate (nicotinamide) nucleotide adenylyltransferase; cytidyltransferase-related domain), which translates to MSSYHLKKVGILGGTFDPIHVGHLLMAETALEQFNLDQIIWVPAYQSPHKTKELVAFNHRWEMLKRAIADHPDFIASDVDQKRGGISYAIATLTDLQHLYPNVDWYWIIGIDAFQSLPDWRSSVEIASQATWLVAPRNQKPSQTIGATVASVLACRAVQLRWYLLKMPQIEISSSLIRQYCQEGRSLRYLVPDPVRVYIATQNLYKK; encoded by the coding sequence GTGAGTAGTTACCATCTGAAAAAAGTAGGGATTCTCGGTGGCACATTCGATCCCATTCATGTTGGACACCTGCTCATGGCTGAGACAGCCTTGGAGCAGTTTAATCTAGATCAAATCATTTGGGTTCCAGCCTATCAGTCGCCACATAAAACCAAAGAATTGGTAGCGTTTAACCACCGATGGGAAATGCTGAAACGCGCGATCGCTGATCATCCTGATTTCATTGCCTCAGATGTTGATCAAAAAAGAGGAGGAATTTCTTATGCAATCGCCACTTTGACTGACTTACAACACTTATATCCCAACGTGGACTGGTACTGGATTATTGGCATTGATGCGTTTCAAAGCTTGCCAGACTGGCGCAGTAGTGTAGAAATTGCCTCCCAGGCTACCTGGCTAGTAGCTCCACGGAATCAAAAACCATCTCAAACAATTGGTGCAACTGTTGCCAGTGTCCTGGCTTGTCGAGCCGTGCAACTGCGATGGTACTTGTTGAAAATGCCGCAGATTGAAATTTCCTCCAGCCTGATTCGTCAATACTGTCAGGAAGGGCGATCGCTGCGTTATCTTGTCCCAGATCCCGTGAGAGTATATATTGCTACACAAAATCTTTATAAAAAGTAA
- a CDS encoding UDP-N-acetylmuramate--L-alanine ligase (IMG reference gene:2510094796~PFAM: Mur ligase family, catalytic domain; Mur ligase family, glutamate ligase domain; Mur ligase middle domain~TIGRFAM: UDP-N-acetylmuramate--alanine ligase) has protein sequence MPTSVDFSGRPFHFIGVGGIGMSALAYVLAKRNLPVSGSDLRLSHITQRLQENGVHIFWSQDASNLRCFQVSSRQTQDAIAADEFNSVCLDSKPRLPVQSGSNLLPQVVCSTAIQSSNSEYQAACEMQCPIFHRSDILAALINEEQGIAVAGTHGKTTTSSLIGYLLLQAGLDPTIIVGGEVNAWQGNARVGQGAYLVAEADESDGSLVKFSAAIGIITNIELDHIDHYKSLDEIVETFQTFAENCQTLIGCLDCPTIRERLDPAISYSLNATSGATYTVDCVSYRADGTTARVWERGAILGRMNLRLLGQHNLSNALAAVAVGRLLGLDFLTISRAIATFEGARRRMERRGEFNNILFVDDYAHHPSEIRATLAAARLQIQESVISARKRLVAVFQPHRYSRTKAFLADFAESFADADLVVTSDIYSAGEPKSSEITGELVAALIAEHHENVLYRSSLQSVSQLLTEILVPGDLVLFLGAGNLNQIIPEVMAFYQGVEQELSQEWRSHA, from the coding sequence ATGCCGACTTCCGTTGATTTCAGCGGCAGACCGTTTCATTTTATTGGTGTGGGTGGAATCGGGATGTCTGCTCTAGCGTATGTCCTTGCGAAGAGAAATTTACCTGTTTCTGGTTCTGATCTTCGTCTCAGTCATATTACTCAGCGGCTGCAAGAAAACGGAGTTCACATCTTCTGGAGCCAGGATGCCAGCAATTTGAGGTGTTTTCAGGTTTCATCTCGTCAGACCCAGGACGCGATCGCAGCAGATGAGTTCAACTCTGTGTGTTTAGACAGCAAGCCCCGACTTCCAGTTCAATCAGGTTCTAATTTGTTACCCCAGGTTGTTTGCTCAACGGCGATTCAATCCAGCAACTCCGAGTATCAGGCTGCGTGCGAAATGCAATGCCCGATTTTCCATCGATCAGACATTTTGGCAGCCTTAATCAACGAGGAACAAGGTATTGCAGTCGCAGGAACCCATGGTAAGACAACCACCAGCAGTCTTATTGGATACTTGTTACTCCAGGCAGGACTAGATCCAACAATTATTGTAGGGGGCGAGGTTAATGCCTGGCAGGGGAATGCACGAGTTGGGCAAGGTGCTTATCTCGTAGCGGAGGCAGATGAATCTGATGGGTCTTTAGTCAAGTTCTCGGCGGCGATCGGGATCATCACAAACATCGAACTTGACCACATCGATCACTACAAGAGTTTGGATGAAATTGTTGAAACCTTCCAAACCTTTGCTGAAAATTGCCAAACACTGATTGGCTGTCTTGATTGTCCAACTATCCGGGAGCGTCTTGACCCTGCAATTTCCTACAGTCTGAATGCGACTTCTGGTGCCACCTATACGGTTGACTGTGTTTCTTATCGGGCTGATGGAACAACAGCCAGAGTATGGGAGCGAGGTGCAATTCTCGGACGGATGAATTTGCGGTTGTTAGGACAACATAATTTGAGTAATGCGTTGGCAGCAGTCGCAGTTGGGCGCTTGCTAGGGCTGGATTTCCTAACAATTTCTCGTGCGATCGCCACCTTTGAGGGAGCACGCCGCCGCATGGAGCGCCGCGGAGAGTTTAACAACATTCTCTTTGTAGACGACTACGCTCACCATCCCAGCGAAATTCGAGCCACCTTGGCTGCTGCCCGTTTACAAATCCAAGAATCCGTCATCTCGGCTCGTAAACGCCTGGTTGCCGTTTTTCAACCCCATCGCTACAGCCGGACAAAAGCCTTTCTGGCGGACTTCGCAGAATCTTTTGCAGATGCAGATCTTGTTGTTACCAGCGACATTTACAGTGCTGGTGAACCAAAATCCAGTGAGATTACAGGTGAATTGGTTGCAGCCCTCATCGCTGAACATCACGAAAACGTTCTCTATCGCTCCTCGCTTCAATCAGTTAGCCAACTACTAACGGAAATTCTGGTTCCTGGTGACCTTGTTCTTTTCTTAGGGGCAGGCAATCTGAACCAAATCATTCCGGAGGTAATGGCATTTTACCAGGGTGTTGAACAAGAGCTATCGCAAGAATGGCGCAGTCACGCCTGA
- a CDS encoding UDP-N-acetylmuramate dehydrogenase (IMG reference gene:2510094797~PFAM: FAD binding domain; UDP-N-acetylenolpyruvoylglucosamine reductase, C-terminal domain~TIGRFAM: UDP-N-acetylenolpyruvoylglucosamine reductase) has product MTLSYDPPKVATPGSNLTPLSRQFVFPTSDSQIQLPRTECLIKPHVPLAHLTSFRVGGPAEWYVAPCTLEELQASSEWAKAQDLPITILGAGSNLLISDRGLPGLVIGTRRLRQSNFDTRTGQVTVGAGEPLPRLAWQAAERGWRGLEWAVGIPGTVGGAVVMNAGAHGGCTADRLVNAQVLLPNGTIKLLTAAELGYGYRTSNLQGKDWTVTQATFQLEPGHDPTALTAETSNHLNHRRTTQPYHMPSCGSVFRNPEQYKAGWLIEQVGLKGYQIGGAQVAQRHANFILNCGSASAMDIFQLIRHVQQEVDKQWRLWLEPEVRILGEFQSV; this is encoded by the coding sequence ATGACTCTCTCATACGATCCCCCTAAAGTAGCCACTCCTGGCTCAAACCTAACTCCCCTGTCTCGCCAATTTGTGTTTCCAACCTCCGACTCTCAAATTCAGCTACCGCGAACTGAATGCTTAATTAAACCCCACGTTCCCTTAGCCCACCTAACCTCCTTCCGAGTCGGTGGACCGGCAGAGTGGTATGTTGCTCCCTGTACTTTGGAAGAGCTTCAAGCCAGTTCTGAGTGGGCAAAAGCACAGGATTTGCCAATCACAATTCTTGGGGCAGGTTCTAACCTACTAATTAGCGATCGCGGTCTGCCCGGACTTGTGATTGGCACACGCCGCTTGCGGCAATCAAACTTCGATACCAGGACAGGACAGGTAACCGTTGGTGCTGGCGAACCACTCCCTCGGTTGGCATGGCAGGCAGCAGAACGAGGCTGGCGAGGACTAGAGTGGGCAGTTGGGATTCCAGGTACCGTAGGAGGTGCAGTTGTGATGAACGCAGGAGCACACGGGGGATGTACCGCTGATCGCCTAGTCAACGCTCAAGTACTATTACCAAACGGCACCATAAAACTGCTTACCGCTGCTGAGTTAGGCTACGGATACCGCACATCCAACCTACAAGGGAAAGATTGGACAGTAACACAAGCTACATTTCAATTAGAGCCAGGGCATGATCCCACTGCTTTAACGGCTGAAACTAGCAACCATCTCAACCATCGCCGCACAACCCAGCCTTACCATATGCCAAGTTGTGGTAGTGTCTTCCGAAACCCAGAGCAGTACAAAGCTGGTTGGTTGATTGAGCAAGTTGGTTTGAAAGGATACCAGATTGGAGGTGCCCAGGTAGCCCAACGCCATGCTAATTTCATACTTAACTGTGGCTCTGCCTCTGCAATGGATATTTTTCAACTGATTCGTCACGTTCAGCAGGAAGTTGATAAACAATGGCGATTGTGGCTAGAACCAGAAGTTAGAATCTTAGGCGAGTTCCAATCAGTCTAA
- a CDS encoding DNA-binding protein, YbaB/EbfC family (IMG reference gene:2510094798~PFAM: Uncharacterised BCR, YbaB family COG0718~TIGRFAM: DNA-binding protein, YbaB/EbfC family) yields MSQGQGFGFGLGKMKELAEAFKKAQQVQEGAKKLQEELEQMEIEGEAGGGLVKVVLSGNQEPLRVAISPDVLAEGAEVLSDLVTAAMKDAYNKSTATMRERMEELTGGLNLPGM; encoded by the coding sequence ATGTCACAAGGACAGGGATTTGGCTTCGGGCTTGGCAAGATGAAAGAGCTTGCGGAAGCTTTCAAGAAAGCTCAACAGGTTCAAGAAGGAGCTAAAAAACTTCAAGAAGAACTTGAGCAAATGGAAATTGAAGGTGAAGCTGGCGGTGGATTAGTCAAAGTTGTACTTAGTGGGAATCAGGAGCCGCTTCGTGTCGCCATTTCGCCAGATGTACTGGCAGAAGGGGCTGAAGTTCTCTCTGATCTAGTTACGGCTGCTATGAAGGATGCATACAATAAATCGACTGCCACTATGCGGGAACGTATGGAAGAGTTAACAGGCGGATTAAACCTTCCTGGCATGTAA
- a CDS encoding protein-tyrosine-phosphatase (IMG reference gene:2510094799~PFAM: Low molecular weight phosphotyrosine protein phosphatase): protein MPYKLLFVCLGNICRSPAAENIMNYLIEQAGLRNQIVCDSAGTSSYHVGNPPDRRMTVAAVNKFGIQMQGCARQFTKADFEAFDLILAMDQENFANIGYLDPTGSYRHKVHLICDFCTQHNLKEVPDPYYGGIEGFNHVLDLLMDACQGLLDYVLKEIAVNPP, encoded by the coding sequence ATGCCATACAAACTTTTATTTGTCTGTCTAGGAAACATTTGTCGATCGCCTGCTGCCGAAAACATCATGAACTATCTGATTGAGCAAGCAGGATTAAGGAACCAGATTGTATGTGATTCTGCTGGAACTTCCAGTTATCATGTGGGCAACCCACCCGATCGCCGAATGACCGTTGCCGCTGTCAACAAATTTGGGATCCAAATGCAAGGCTGCGCCCGCCAATTCACCAAAGCTGATTTTGAAGCATTTGATTTGATTTTGGCGATGGATCAGGAGAATTTTGCGAACATTGGTTATCTTGACCCGACAGGCAGTTATCGCCACAAAGTCCATCTCATCTGTGACTTTTGTACCCAGCACAACCTGAAAGAAGTACCCGATCCATACTACGGTGGAATAGAGGGATTTAATCACGTCTTAGATTTGCTAATGGATGCTTGTCAAGGATTGTTGGACTACGTACTCAAAGAAATTGCCGTGAATCCACCATAA
- a CDS encoding response regulator containing a CheY-like receiver domain and an HTH DNA-binding domain (IMG reference gene:2510094800~PFAM: Response regulator receiver domain; Bacterial regulatory proteins, luxR family): MPLTILVVDDDLGTRLAISDYLEAAGYSVVVAENGSEAMKLVDEFQPHLIVTDVTMPQMDGYEFVRRVRQRPALRLLPVVFLTARAETRDRIRGYQLGCDVYLPKPFELQELGVIVRNLLERLQMIESEWRSRSTTAATVNVVTDPKLATTSMDVTIAFTPREKEVLALLAEGLSNVQIGDRLHLSPRTVEKHVSSLLNKTDTNNRSELLRFAVDHHLV, encoded by the coding sequence ATGCCTCTGACGATATTGGTGGTGGATGATGATCTGGGAACCCGTTTGGCGATCAGCGATTACCTCGAGGCGGCTGGTTATTCAGTAGTGGTGGCTGAAAACGGCTCTGAGGCAATGAAACTCGTGGATGAATTTCAGCCTCATCTGATTGTTACAGATGTAACCATGCCGCAAATGGATGGATATGAGTTTGTTCGACGGGTGCGCCAGCGTCCGGCGTTGCGATTGCTCCCGGTTGTTTTTTTGACGGCTCGTGCTGAAACTCGCGATCGCATCCGTGGCTATCAGTTAGGTTGTGATGTTTATCTACCGAAGCCATTTGAGCTTCAGGAACTGGGAGTGATTGTGCGAAATTTGCTAGAACGGTTGCAAATGATTGAGTCAGAGTGGCGATCTCGAAGTACAACAGCTGCTACAGTGAATGTTGTGACAGATCCAAAACTGGCAACTACGTCGATGGATGTGACAATTGCTTTCACGCCTCGGGAGAAGGAAGTACTCGCGCTTTTGGCAGAGGGCTTATCCAACGTGCAGATTGGCGATCGCCTGCATCTTAGCCCTCGGACTGTGGAAAAACACGTCAGTAGTTTACTGAATAAAACCGATACGAATAATCGCTCAGAATTGCTCCGCTTTGCGGTTGATCATCACTTAGTATGA